ACAGCCCAAATGGTACTATTTAGAATGTTGGGGTGTTTAGACATCTCTTGTCACCCCTAATCAGCCCCCTCCGTAATTAAGCCCTAACCAAACCCTATCCCCCTCCGTAATGAGGCCCTATTCGTACCTTAGCCCCCTATATAATGCCCTATATAATGAAGCCCTAATCAAAACCTAGCCTCCCACAATGAGGCCCTATTCGTCCCTTAGCCCCCTCCATGATGAAGCCCGCATCATCCCTCAGCAACCTCCGTAATGAGGCCCTATTCGTCCCTTAGCCCCCTCCATGATGAAGCCCGCATCATCCCTCAGCAACCTCCGTAATGAGGCCCTAATCAACTCCTAGCCCCCTCCACCATAAGGACAGTGGTCTTCAACCTTGATGGtgcagcccagcactaacacagaaCAAAAGGGCTGGCATATAGTACAGGAGtatatcaaatatagaatatatatttaGAGAAAGATATGCACGAAGCTTGAAAAAGTGATTAAAAGCCTTGGGTTCTCTGGGACCAGGATGGAAGACTACTGTGGTAGCACATAGCCTAGACGTCTCAATGGGCCCCAAAGGATTGGAGAGGCGTATGCAATATTGTAACAACTCCGCTCTCTGTGCATCTCTTAGGTGGTAATAGTAATCATCAGTACCatgattttacatttttttttatatttaaaactttaacttggcaagtcagttaagaacaaattattctttacaatgactgcctatcAAAAGGCCTTCTGCGGGGACAGGGACTGGGATTAAGAATAACtttaataaaaatataggacaaaacacacattacaacaagagagacaacacaacactacataaagtgagacctaagacaacacagcatggtagcaacacatgacaacatggtagcaacacaatgaTCTTTAACTCAACTGTGTAATACTGTGTCTTCCAAATGatcacactcaacacacacaggcagagtAAATTTGCTTGATTGAACAATAAATGTAATCCATAACCACCTGAATACAtcatagatgtaggatcttcattcacgccagtttgctacagcagcaaccggaaatgtgaattatgtacattttttgtaggggttgataaatTTTTTTAtgacaaatcaagtctgacaaagaggaaattacaaactttagaagccttatTCAACCTTAATTAAACAAGTTTGCATTTTCTACTTTGCAGGAAAATTCTAAGCAACAAAAGAttaatcaaattaagatcccacatctTTATATGAATATTCAAAGAGAGCCTTACCTTACTGTATAGTGGACCTTCTTGTAGTCTCAGAAACACCGGCTTCTCAATGCTCTCCGGTTGAGTTACGTTTCACTCTGAACTGAAGGACAAGACAAGTGCTTAACGATGAATCAGTTTCTTGTCTCTCAATTGGTCACCACCGGATGATTCAAACCCTTTAAATAACGAGAAAAACGTCTGCCTGCCTTCTCTGAAAAGTAAATGAGTGAACAGAAAAGAGATTACTGACAGAAAAAGGATTTTCTGTGGCTTCCGTTAGTTTCAACTGAAACCACACACGTCATTAACGTTGCGATCTGTACTTGCTTCCCTTTGTCAGAAGTGGGGGTGGAGAAATTTTTGGTAAAAATGTAAGTTCTTCTTTCGGTCTCTGTTCTTGTTTCTTTTTTCTAAAGCATCAGATATTACTTCTGCTATTTTGACATTTTAATAAGtgtaatattatttattttttaattcctGAAAATAACAGGTGCAAAAGCTTTGAGAACAACTTGTGATGTGAGGTAATgaaagagagcgagcaagagagaacaAAGACGTTTGCTGCCATCAAGTGGACAAAGTATGAATAAAGTATGGCCTTGGTGTAACAACTAGTTGATTTTCCACAGGTGCTTTTCTCCTCCACAAGAAACTATGAAATGAGACTGTTCATTACATGTTAGTCTTCCTTCAAACGTATCCAGgtgctttatttatacagcaaaaAGAGAGAGGTTTAATAGTTATTATAGAACTTATTTTTAATATCAGATGTGTACAAGAATTCAACCATCACAAATTAAATTAAAATCAGTGACATTACAACATTGATTGATATTTACTACATTCATATGACTACAGAATGTCTTAATGTTTGTGTAGGCGTGTGGGGTTCAGCCCCATCCATACGTGAGGACCagacccacacactgtttagcagaGCTCCTGGATTGTCCAGTGGGGCCACCCACTTCCCCTCGTGTTGAGGAAATTATACTGATGTCATTGTCTGGTGTGTGAATGATAAGGCTAATGAAAGACTGACTAACTGACGTGAATTCAAACGCCAACTGACCTTCTATGACATGTGATCGTCACCAACCCCCTCTAGTCCAAACAGTAGGATACAGTTACCCCCAGACACTGACCTAAGGCTAGTTTTACATTGCTCCTTAAGAATTGAGGGtacgctgatcctagatctgtgcctacggGGTGGGGTAAGGCAGGTTCTAACTATTGTCCAATAATCATCCAATCACAGAGagcttcctctccctccccatcacacATTCCTCTCTCATTCAAACACAGGGGAGTGTTTCCCAAACCCCACAGAGATCACATGCTCGGGCACGCCGCGGGTGTACCACTCAGACCACGCCCCGTCGTACACAGACACCCCAGGGTGCCCGCACTCGTGGGCGGCGAGGGCCACGTGGCAGGCAGTCACACCGGACCCACAGGACACGCAGAGCGGGTGGGAGAGGTCGACACCAGCCTGGGTGAACATGGTCTGGAGGTCTTCATGGGGATGGAGGTGACCggacggagagaggaaggaggagaagggCATGCTGATGGAGCCAGGGATGTGGCCTGGCTCAGTatctgaaagagaggaggaagagagtgaatGGGTGACAAAAAGGACAAATAGAAGGAAAGGGTTAGTGCTGCTGGGTGAATTTCCACAGTCTAAAAATGCTCCCTCTTCCTGTGTCATTTCCATGCCAATAGAGAATATTCAAGAGGTCAAAGTCCCCAGCCGAAGAGACACTTATAGGCAGATAGCACGtacataatgtgtgtgtaggACAACTTCGGAATAAATAAAGTATAGCCACATAAGACCTTATCGCCATAGAGGTAAATTAGAACACAGCTAGAGTGTCACAACAAGGTAGATTAGAACACCTGGAAGGGATAGCGTCACAACAAGGTAGATTAGAAACACCTGGAAGGGATAGCGTCACAACAAGGTAGATTAGAACACCTGGAAGGGATAGCGTCACAACAAGGTAGATTAGAAACACCTGGAAGGGATAGCGTCACAACAAGGTAGATTAGAAACACCTGGAAGGGATAGCGTCACAACAAGGTAGATTAGAAACACCTGGAAGGGATAGCGTCACAACAAGGTAGATTAGAACACCTGGAAGGGATAGCGTCACAACAAGGTAGATTAGAAACACCTGGAAGGGATTGCGTCACAACAAGGTAGATTAGAACACCTGGAAGGGATAGTGTCACGACAAGGTAGATTAGAACACCTGGAAGGGATAGCGTCACGACAAGGTAGATTAGAGCACCTGGAAGGGATAGCGTCACAACAAGGTAGATTAGAAACACCTGGAAGGGATTGCGTCACAACAAGGTAGATTAGAACACCTGGAAGGGATAGCGTCACAACAAGGTAGATTAGAAACACCTGGAAGGGATAGCGTCACAACAAGGTAGATTAGAACACCTGGAAGGGATAGTGTCACAACAAGGGGTATGCTCTAAACTGGTACAATACCAATCAAGTGCAACAGTCAAATATACAGAATTGTATTCAGACTACTACTATATGTTGCGTTTCCACTCCGTTCactagtgtgtgtgcatgtgtatgcgtGTATGGTACACAATTGTGCTGACAGATGTTCTGATTTATGACCCAACCTCCATGTTTTCTTATCAGCTTGTGCAAACAAAGGAGGCCTATGGCTTGCGTCTGCAAACGTCATCTTGTGCAAAGCCTTGCTTCCTCTGTCCTCGTCTCCTCAATTCCACTCAAAGCTTATTGTAGGAAGAGGTCCGAAGGACCTTGGATCCTCTCCTCCAATGAGCTTTGGAGAGGAATTGAGGAAACAAGGACAGAGGAAGAAAGGATTGGACAGGCAGCAGGTAACATTTCAAACCAAGTGTGCATCCCAAATCGCACAACATTtactacatagggctctggtccaaagtagtgcaccataggATGCAGCCAGAGTAGGAGGAGGAAGTCACACGTTCAGCAGCTCTGTGCCTCAGGGCCAGACGAAGTCCACATCCCATAAATAACACACCCATTATCTATCGCAACATGACAGCTGAGAGAAACTGGATAATCTAAGATGAGCAATCTGTCAGTCTATTGTGTTGTTGATTATGGGTCAAAGCTCATTGGAGGAAGAGATCCGGAGGATTGGAGAGGGCTACTCAGTGATCAGTAGTTGGTCTAGGCCTATTGATTATAGGTCAAAGCTCATTGGAGGAAGAGATCCAGaggattggaggagaggagagggctactCAGTGATCAGTAGTTAGTCTAGGCCTATTGATTATAGGTCAAAGCTCATTGGAGGAAGAGATCCAGAGGATTGGAGGAGAGGGCTACTCAGTGATCAGTAGTTGGTCTAGGCCTATTGATTATAGGTCAAAGGGGGGTTGTTGTTTATGTTTACCCCCACAGTTGGACCCTGTTGGCCTATCAGCAGCATTGATCAAATGCTAAATGAACTACTAATAAGGTGACATGAGCAGGCCTCCATACTCGAAGTTATGGCTAGTTATACACCTATTGTAGGCTACACcttcgtgtttattttttattttttgtgcaTTTTCTTAAAAAagtttaactctgcattgttgggaaacggtaagtaaacatttcacggtaaagtccacACCCGTTGTTTTCGGcaagtgacaaatacatttgatgtcACCTGACGTATTTACAGTGTGTGAAATAACATCAATGcactttcagtgtgtgtgtgtgtgtgtgtgtgtgtgtgtgtgtgtgtgtgtgttactcactgTCTCTGGGTTCTGGATCCACCCCTCTGAATCTCCCCCCTGGTCTGGCATCGACCACCTGAAATTCTTTACTATCCAGATTATCCAGGATGTCCTCGTACGTCTTCACCCAGGAGCGGTTCAAAGAGGCCCTAAATTCGGTCTGCTCGGGTCGGGAGTACCGGTCACTTACTGGAAGTCCCTCGTTCGCCCAGTTTTTGAGTCCTCCGTTCAGAACCGAGACAGAACTGTGGCCGAAAACTCGGAACATCCACCAAACACGAGGCGCAGAGAACGCGCCGAAGTTGCTAGCATCGTAGACCACGACGTGCGTATCGTTTCCAATCCCCAAATTTCCAACATAATCTGCAAAAATGCGCTCGGATGGCAGCATATGATCCAGCGGAGAAGTTTTGTCGCAGCACTGGTCTATGTCAAAGAAGGCTGCTCCCGGGATATGCCTCTTCTTGAATTCGCTCTTGGCGTTGCGCCTGAGTTTGGGTAAGTACCAAGACGTGTCCAAGACGCGGAGTTTGGGTCCGAACCGTTGGTCTTTGACCGCATCAAGAAGCCACTTGGATGCGACGATAGCCCTCGCTTGGAGCGCCATGGTTGAACGTGTAATTCCCGACGGTTGCAAAGGTGATACAGGTAGAACGAGAGACGGTtttaatggagagagagggagagctgtccCAGGAGAAATAACACGCCCCCAATGCACAGCCTGTAGTTTAGCTGAAAGGGAATGGGGGCGTTACCATATGGCCAACAGACGTTCATCAAAATGAACAGCAAGGCAACTTTATATAAATTGGCCACTCGGTATTTCcatcatgttttttttattttattcatatGGAATTGTGCGTAATTTGTAATATTTTATTTACAAAAACATATGACAACttaacatttacatacatttccaaaaACATTAATGGCATCAGACTTGCTCAGACCCACATTTTCCCGCCGTCTCCACAACCAATTCAAATAGGATCAGATCATGAACTTTATAAAGCATGTATTTAAATAATGTCTAAATAATAATGCGGCTAAATAACCTCATTAACATGACCTCATGTGTTTTCTATGACATGTCATCATTTTTCCAAAAGCGAAAGGTATTTTGACAACAATCCGGAACCATGATGGTGCACTTTGAAAATAGTTTTCACCCGAGTAGTGATCCCCAAACACTGTTCGCCGGATGTTGAACTCACATGTTATTTTTACAGAAGCAAGATCATTTTTCTAGATTTGCTGGAGAAATCTTAACGTTTACTTACATGTTTGTTATTTAAAAAGTAAAGTGCATATCAACATGTCGGCATCAATGATTCGGAGGGGACTGGAGTTGTTAAGCGATGACATAAAAGGTAAATTATCCACAGTAACCGGTTTCATTAGCTATTTGGGTCATTCCTACTTTGAGGTGCATTTTCTGCCCCTAGGACATATCAGTTGTTATTTAGTGTAAAGTGTGGATTCCAACGGCTTTACGTATAATGCCAGGTGTTTTGTACCTTTAAAACACAAAAATATGGATTCTGAAAGGAAATgttatgcatttaaaaaaaaaaatacatgtcagtGGGTGTAGGCGTTTTTCTCAAGGCCCAGGTGTTATTTATCAACTTCCACAAGAAATATAAGCCATAACATGTAACTATAACATCTGTAATCATTAACGTTCATTCATGATCATtgtatttattatatattttctgTGTTTCCCTGATATCACTTTCCaccctgttagtttgttgtaattCTCCATTTAAGAAAACAACCCCTTCCTACAATGACACCACATTAAGGAAATGTCATCATTTCTTTGATGGGAAAACTATGGTACAAAGCTAAATAAATATAAACACTCAGCTTTATCTGTTTGTCCATGTTTCATGTTGTTAGTCTGTATGTCCAACTCATAAATGTTCACCCTGTTAGGTTAAATTATAGAGAGAAAAAATGATATTTGATAAGTTAAAATCCTGTTCAAGTGTTCACCATTATGCAAGCTCAATTTTGCTCATTCACAGCTAAGGCAAATTTAGGCTAAAAATGTCAACCCGGTTAGGATTATGCACCTAACAAATTGGAAAATGCACCCAAAAGGTTCCTGAGCTTAACAAAATATGTTTTAGGGAAAGTCAAACATCCTTTTTCTGATAGgggaaaaaaaatctatattttatatgtatgtatgtgttctAAAGTTTTGAGGTCCAAATGGCACCGCATTGTAGGAATGACTGAGCTAGCTATGTTATCTTCGATGCAACCAAGATAGTTTTTATATTGTGCTGGACACTATGTAAATACTCTCTTGGTTGCATCGAAGCTATAGCTATCTATGAAACTCCAAAGGCACAGGTTGAGAGCAGTTTATGACAATTCAATTGGCTTTCCAGACGTAGATCTTTAGTTCGGTGATGTTCCTATTTATTGCAGATAAACGACATACAGCTAGCTACTTTGCATAATATAAATACCGAAATGTTACAACGTGAAAGAAAGGTGCATTTCATGCGCGCTGTAGTCGTCTCACTAGAACGCGTATGGAATGCATCTTtctacaaataaaattgtatttgtcacatgagccgaatacaacaggtgtcgactttaccgtgaaatgctgacttatgAAACCTTCCCCAACACTGCATAGTTAAAAAGTaagggaaaaatatatatatatataattggattttaaaaaatgtagcTAACACAATGGAatcacaataacgaggctatatacaaggagtaccggtaccgagttgttagatatcactgcacggtcggaactggaagcacaagcatttcgctacactcgcattaacatctgctaaccatgtgtatgtgaccaataacatttgatttgagtcaatgtgcaggggtacgaggtagtaatatgtacatgttggtTGGCGTAAAAGTGAATAGGCAAtcagcatagataataaacagggtAGCCGCAGCACGTGTGaaagtgtatctgtgtgtgtgagcgtatgcattgtttgtgtgtgtgtgtgtgtgtatgtagtgtgttcCAAGTGTCAGTGTTgtcagtgtgcatagagtcagtgcacaaaaaaaaggggggggggggggcaatgtaaatagtccaggtagccatttgatgaactgttaagcagtcttattgcttggggatagaagctgttcagcagatatttgcagctgtagaactttgagggtctgagggcccatgccaaatcttttcagcttcctgatggggaagaggtgtaatcgtgccctcttcacaactatgttggtgtgtttggaccgtgtTAGGGTTCACATTGTTACAGTATTTATTCTATGCAAAGTAGTGTCATCTCTGCTAACACTTCCTGGTCACCACTGTGTGCCTATTTACATGTGACCAGTGACCTATTAGCCCATGTGAAACATCCCTAGACAGACCACATACACAACACACATGAGCACATAACATAAGCAGTCCAAAATGTCTCCTACACAAATGTCTCTCTCGCtacccctttctccctccctatctccctcaGCGGTGTCAGATGGTAGCAAGAAGCAGAAGAGCGCGGCCAAGAAGAAGCACACACCGAGCAAGGCTGAGGTGATGGGTCTGGTGAGCACCAACCGTCAGGGTGTCAGCAGGCAGGTCCGGCGGCTGCAGGGGCGTCTCGGTCCAGGGAAGAGCAAAGCCACCGTCAAAGACAAGAGGATCAAGTCTGCCGTGGGTGAGTGGCTCAACGCGTTCAGAGGCACAAAGCATTTCTGTGCACTGTGcagaaaaacaaacacattaaTTTGTGTAGGGGATGGTCTGGTACATATAAATATCGTCTAGTAATTCTATTGCTATGGTCTCTGTTCATGCTATTTCTATGTTCTGGTTGATGTCATGCAACTAGCTAGAATGTTTATTTTTTGGGGGTTGAGGATCATGCTCTTCTCTTAGCTATTTGTTGACTTGTGTGTCTGAAGAAGGAAACTAGTCTGTCTGTGAAACTGGTGTCAGTGTATCAGCTTCCTGGTTTAGTCCAGGGGatttcaactcttaccctacgagatCCGTAGTCTTAATTAATTatacccacctggtgtcccaggtcctattttttttgtaatattttatttaactttttttgttgcagtttattttatttctttttttaaacaaaaaaattcttagacaaaaacaataaacaacttaACATTTACATAAATAGATTTCCACAAAcattaatgacatcacactagttcagacccacatgttcccatGGTATCCACACCCAATGTTGTTTTTCATACTTGTAAGACTATACCCTATATGACTTCAAATTGTGTTATGGTGTCCCAGgtttaaatcagtccctgattagagtggaacaatgaaaaaatgcaactggcttcgaggtccagagttgcaTTTATAGGGGACTAGTCTGTGAAACTGATGTCAGTGTACCAGCCTCATGGTCTAGTCCAGGGATCATCTAGATTCAGCCACGTGACaatttttacatttgttttttcttgagcagatggtcaCGGGGTcaaaacataattacaaataatgtATAGGCTGCAAattagtggtgtaaagtacttaagtaaaaatacttcaaagcactacttaagtcgtttttttttgAGTATCTATTTTACCTTAATATTTTAACAACTTTTACTTAAACTCATTCCTAATGaaaattgtactttttactccatacattttccctacacccaaaagtactctttaCAATTTGAGTGTTTAGCAAGACAGaacatggtccaattcacacacttatcaagaggacATCCCTGGCCAGTactgctgcctctgatctagcaGACTCACTATTCAAAaaagctttgtttgtaaatgatgtctgagtgttggagtgtgcccctggctatccgtaaataaataaaataacattgtgcctactggtttgcttaataaaagTAATTAGAAATTATTCAtcattttgatacttaagtacacttgagtcattttctattaaggtgtctttacatttactcaagtatgacaattggggactttttcaaccactgctgcaaattgaccgcaagaagtccaaacagatataatatttgactaaaacataataatttcaaaccttgcttacatttgtatacgatcacatacatTATCTCTTTATTATATGTAGGAATACTTTGGAACTTGAAaatgaaaatcacttggagctgatttgctttTGTTTTTACAGTCTGTCCAATAATAAAAATGAAACGTGAATCAAATCAATAGAATCACACTGGCCGCCAGTTGAGGAACCCTGgtctagtctgtctgtaaacctGGTGTCACTGTGTCAGCCTCGTGGGCCCGACTCCTTACCATCCTCTTGTCTCCATCTTGTGTTTCCATAGATTATGCGTAGGCCTTCTGTGCAAACTCCTCAGGTCATATAATTTAGTGTCTGTGTCATGGACTTCGTCTTGACCTCTGAACTGTGATGTCATGTCTTTGTGTTTCCAGAGGAGTTCAGGAAGAAGCAGGGGAAGAGCCATCTGAGCGCCAACCTGCTGTACTTCCTGGGGACGGGCTTCAGAGCTACAGACTCCGACACTATGAAGGTAAGAGACAGCCTGACAGTTCAAATGTCATGCcctctaactactactactatggagAATAGTTGGTTGAGGTCTTTGGTCCCTGTCATGACTTTTGATTTATTTGGTAAAATAACTGCAGATACATGTGAATTGTGTTCATTAGAATGGAAAAATGTTTTAACATTTTGAAACGGAAAGCAAAAATgtagtgtttattttattttattggatGGGTCCtatccctgtttcagtccatttttcTTCTAAGTGCCTGATGAACGTGACCCTCTTATGGGTGAATCACATAGTCTAAGAAattaagatgatgatgatgaagactgTCTCCCCTCTTATTCCCCTTCAGATCGTCAACCAGAATTTGGGCCGGCAGTCTCGCCACCGTCCGGACCGCACAGTCAAGAACGCCTCCGCGGAGAAGTCTGTGTTCACAGAGGATGAGTTCCAACAGTTCCAGAAGGAATACTTTGGCAGAACTGTGGAGCAGGGGAACTAGACAGATTCTAGTTCCAGAGAGTTCAGGCTGCGTTCCAGTTCCAGAGGTGTGTGCTTCACACTCCTTGCCATGGATTGCTAATTTCACCattgttaaaggtccaatgcagctgtatTTCAATATCGACTAATtaatgggtaacaattaagtgtcttactgtgattgtttttttTTGAccatgttatttaaaaacaaaaataccttcttagcaaagagcaatttctcaaacaaGTATCTTCCCataactgtctgggagtggtctgagtggggagggagaacactatctgttattggcagagaggttggAACTCCCTTATTTACCTCCTGGTGatatcaccaggcaggccaaaactccatctcaccaaaacaggctgacattttaggcagtcttttcaaacagcttacTCTAACAGggcattttcacagtattattccaacctcctaggagaggggtggagaaaaaAACAGTAAAATCCCATTttggactgcactgggccttttaaATCCATGGGAGAATGTGTGTTCAGGGTTCAGTTCCAGAGCCAATGAGGACTTGGTAAAGAGATCGGACACTTGACTGACTTTAGTTTTTGTCCAAAGTACTTCGCTTTGGACTTGGAATGTGGTACTGCGCAACATGGACAACAAGTGACTGTTAAGTGGCCTTGAGGCTCATTCCAAACTTGTTCTATTCATGCAGCAGAAAATAGTAAACTTTCAAAGAAACAAAAGTATTGTTTAAAAAGTCAATTTCTATTTGTCTTCAAATCGATTTACAGAGAATTTCCTGTTTCCTTGTGTTAAAAAGATGAAATCACAATGAACTAGAGTATGCTGTTTTATTAAGTGCATTTTCAGAAAATAAATGCCTTGTCCCTTTGATTTGTAAACAATGAATAAAAGTATGTAGAACACTGTCATGAAGCCGACACAAACTGAAGCAGCAGTAGGGGTGTGACGGTCATAACATTTGTGTTAGCCGTTAACTGTCATGCAAATCATTGCACTGTTATTTACtattaacataaacatgttttgtATCTCCGGGCATACGGGTCGCTGATGTGTGTCTTTGGAACCGCTACATTTTAAACGGTAATGATTCCATTTAATATTGACCATCACAAAAATGATCCATTGTTTAGGCATGTCTTAACTAAGAAACATAATACAATGTATTTCAAAAAAACGGAATAGCATATTCTGGGTGTATAGCCCCTGTATGTCAGGCTTACGCTGTTCTGTCT
The DNA window shown above is from Salvelinus fontinalis isolate EN_2023a chromosome 40, ASM2944872v1, whole genome shotgun sequence and carries:
- the LOC129839966 gene encoding 3-mercaptopyruvate sulfurtransferase-like; the protein is MALQARAIVASKWLLDAVKDQRFGPKLRVLDTSWYLPKLRRNAKSEFKKRHIPGAAFFDIDQCCDKTSPLDHMLPSERIFADYVGNLGIGNDTHVVVYDASNFGAFSAPRVWWMFRVFGHSSVSVLNGGLKNWANEGLPVSDRYSRPEQTEFRASLNRSWVKTYEDILDNLDSKEFQVVDARPGGRFRGVDPEPRDNTEPGHIPGSISMPFSSFLSPSGHLHPHEDLQTMFTQAGVDLSHPLCVSCGSGVTACHVALAAHECGHPGVSVYDGAWSEWYTRGVPEHVISVGFGKHSPVFE
- the rps19bp1 gene encoding ribosomal protein S19 binding protein 1, producing the protein MSASMIRRGLELLSDDIKAVSDGSKKQKSAAKKKHTPSKAEVMGLVSTNRQGVSRQVRRLQGRLGPGKSKATVKDKRIKSAVEEFRKKQGKSHLSANLLYFLGTGFRATDSDTMKIVNQNLGRQSRHRPDRTVKNASAEKSVFTEDEFQQFQKEYFGRTVEQGN